The following are encoded in a window of Capricornis sumatraensis isolate serow.1 chromosome 7, serow.2, whole genome shotgun sequence genomic DNA:
- the LOC138082005 gene encoding UDP-glucuronosyltransferase 2C1-like, giving the protein MKTVKGFCILFVLQLCLLDSGRTGKVLVWPTDFSHWINLQVILEELHHRGHEITVLIPSPSLLIDHTKVPYNVEILQLSVTKETSMEELSTILYEASFDMSKFSWLGMQIKLANIGRKFLLTTKRVCDSAVTNKELLSRLQAAKFDVCIADPLSFCGELVAELLNIPFIYTFRFFSGNVIERLCAGLPMPSSYVPGVTSRLTDKMTFIQRLENWLLYTVSDIIYSYYVFPEWDEYYSKVLGKPTTLCETMGKADMWLFRSYWDFEFPQPYLPNTEFVGGLHCKPAKPLPKEFEEFVQSSGRDGVMVFTLGSMIKNLSEEKSNMIASALAQIPQKVLWRYTGKKPKTLGANTRLYKWIPQNDLLGHPKTRAFITHCGTNGIYEAIYHGVPMVGIPVFGDQHDNVVRMKAKGAAVEVNLQRMTSEDLLNALKVVINNPFYKENAMKLSRIHHDQPVKPLNRAVFWVEFVMRHKGAKHLRPAFHDLTWFQHHSLDVIGFLLTCVATVAFLVTKCCLFCCWKFGKTAKKKKRE; this is encoded by the exons ATGAAGACTGTGAAAGGCTTCTGCATCCTTTTCGTGCTGCAGCTATGTCTCCTTGACTCTGGGAGGACGGGCAAAGTTCTTGTATGGCCTACAGATTTTAGTCATTGGATTAATTTACAAGTTATTCTAGAAGAGCTTCACCATCGTGGGCATGAGATAACTGTCTTGATACCTTCACCAAGTCTTCTGATTGATCATACCAAGGTTCCCTATAATGTGGAGATCCTCCAACTTTCGGTAACTAAAGAAACTTCAATGGAAGAGCTCAGTACCATTCTCTATGAAGCTTCTTTTGACATGTCAAAGTTCTCATGGTTGGGAATGCAAATAAAACTGGCAAACATAGGCAGAAAATTTTTATTAACAACCAAAAGAGTGTGTGACAGTGCTGTCACTAACAAGGAGTTACTCAGCAGGCTACAGGCAGCCAAGTTTGATGTATGTATTGCTGACCCTTTAAGTTTTTGTGGGGAATTGGTGGCTGAACTCttgaatattccatttatatacacTTTTCGATTTTTCTCTGGGAATGTCATTGAAAGACTGTGTGCTGGGCTTCCTATGCCTTCTTCATATGTTCCTGGTGTCACATCAAGACTGACAGACAAGATGACTTTTATACAGAGGCTGGAGAACTGGTTACTGTATACAGTGAGTGAcataatatattcatattatgTATTTCCAGAATGGGATGAATATTACAGCAAGGTCTTAG GAAAACCTACCACACTATGTGAGACTATGGGGAAAGCTGACATGTGGTTGTTTCGAAGTTACTGGGATTTTGAATTTCCTCAACCTTACTTGCCTAATACTGAATTTGTTGGAGGACTGCACTGCAAGCCTGCAAAGCCCCTACCTAAG GAGTTTGAAGAGTTTGTTCAAAGCTCTGGAAGAGATGGAGTCATGGTGTTTACTCTGGGGTCAATGATCAAAAACCTCTCAGAAGAAAAGTCTAATATGATCGCATCAGCCCTTGCCCAGATTCCACAGAAG GTTCTGTGGCGATACACaggaaagaaaccaaaaacaCTAGGAGCCAATACCCGACTATATAAATGGATTCCACAAAATGATCTTCTTG gacATCCCAAAACCAGAGCTTTTATCACTCACTGTGGAACTAATGGGATCTATGAAGCTATTTACCATGGGGTTCCTATGGTTGGAATTCCTGTGTTTGGTGATCAGCATGATAATGTTGTTCGTATGAAAGCCAAAGGGGCAGCTGTTGAAGTAAACTTGCAAAGAATGACAAGTGAAGATCTGCTTAATGCTTTGAAAGTAGTTATTAACAACCCTTT CTATAAAGAAAATGCTATGAAGTTATCAAGAATTCACCATGATCAACCTGTAAAACCCCTGAACCGAGCAGTCTTCTGGGTTGAGTTTGTCATGCGCCACAAAGGAGCCAAGCACCTTCGACCAGCTTTCCATGACCTCACCTGGTTCCAGCACCACTCTTTGGATGTGATTGGCTTCCTGCTAACTTGTGTGGCAACTGTGGCATTCCTGGTCACTAAATGTTGCCTGTTTTGTTGTTGGAAGTTTGGTAagacagcaaagaagaaaaagagagagtag